The DNA region CCGGTCCGGCCCATCATGGCTTCCTGGTAGTAGGGCCGGAAGGTATACAGGTGTCCGACAAAGCTCTGCGGCGTACCGGCATTGCTGGCAGCCAGCGTCAGCCCCCTGCTGTCGAGCAGGAAGGCGGTGCCGATGTGGGCCGAACGGGCCACCACCGACAGATAGCGGTTGGCTGCGGCCTGGCGCTCCGGGCTGTCCGGCTGCATCAGCACTTCGGTCAGGCGGGCTTCCTGAGCCAGTATTTCGGGCAGGTGCTCGTGCCGCCCAAGCGTGCTGCTGAGGCTGGCGGCATAAAAGTCGAGTTGCTGGGCCGATTCTTTGTGCAGGCGTTCCAGCGATGCCTGGAATGACCAGTAATAGGTAAACAGCACCAGGGCCAGCCAGCAGGCAGGCAACAGCAGCAGGAATGCATGGCGCCAGCGACACGTGACGGGTAAAGGAAGCATCTGCACCTGACGGACGGGGCCGGAAGCAAGGCCGGCAACCCCGACATCATAAGCAAGCCGGGGCGCCGCATCCATATGCCTTGTTGACCTTTTTTGGCTCAGTCCACCACAGCCAGGCGAAGCTCGGCGGCGGCATGGCGCTCCTGCTCTTCCATCACCAGCCGCCCCAGTTCGCGCTTGAGCTCGTTGAATTCGGCCGATGCCGGGTCGCGCGGGCGCGGCATGGTCACCCGCTGGTCGCGCTTGACCGTGCCGGGGCGATAGGTCATCACCACGATACGGTCTGCCAGGTAGATCGACTCTTCGATCGAGTGCGTCACGAACAGGATGGTCTTGCCGGTTTCCTTCCAGATGCGCAGCACCTCGTCCTGCAGGTTGCGGCGGGTCAGCGCGTCCAGCGCCCCGAAAGGCTCGTCCATCAGCATGATGGGCGAATCCAGTGCCAGCACCCGCGCGATGGCCACGCGCTGGCGCATGCCGCCGGACAGGTCTTTCGGGAAACGGTCACGGAAATCGCGAAGCTTCAGCATGTCGAGCAGCCGGTCGACAGTGGCGTTGATCCTGGCGCGTGGCTGCCCCTGCACTTCGAGGCCGAAGGCAATGTTCTGCGCCACGGTCATCCACGGAAACAGGGCGTATTCCTGGAACACCATGCCCCGCTCCGGCCCGGGGCTGCGGACTTCGGCACCGGCAACGGTGATGCTGCCGCTGCTGGGCGGGGAAAACCCGGCCACGGCATTGAGCAGGGTGGACTTGCCGCAGCCTGACGGCCCCAGCAGGCAGACGAATTCGCCGGGTTCGATGACGAGATTGATGTCCTTGAGCGCGTGCACGTCGCGGTCGCGGGTGCTGAACACTTTCTGGACGTTGTTGACAATGATCTGGGTCATTCTGGATTCCATTAATGCTCAAGGCCACGGTGCCAGCGCAACAGGTGGTTGTTCAGACGGCTGATGGCGGTATCGATCGCCAGGCCCAGGAGGCCGATGGTCAGCATGCCGGCGATGATCTTGTCCGACCACATGAACTCGCGGGCCTCGAGGATGCGGAAGCCCAGCCCGTCGTTGACGGCGATCATTTCCGACACGATCACCACGATGAAGGCCGTGCCGATGCCGATGCGCACCCCCGCCAGGATGTAGGGGGTGGCGGCCGGCAGGATGACGCGGGTGAACATGGTCCACGACCCCACGCCGAGGTTGCGCGCGGCCCGCAGGTAAATGCCGTCAACATGATTGACGCCTGCGATGGTGTTCATCAGCACCGGGAAAAACGCGCCGATCGAGATCAGGAAAAACGATGGCGGGTTGCCCAGGCCAAACCACAGGATGGCCAGCGGAATGTAGGCAATCGGCGGGATCGGACGCAGCACCTGCAACAGCGGGTTGAACAGTGCATACAGGCGCGGATTGGCCCCCATGACCAGACCCAGCGGCAGGGCGAGACCGGCTCCGACGAGGAAACCGACCACCACGCGGTACATGCTGGAAATGGCGTCATGGATCATCTCGCCGGAAAACAGCCAGGCGAGATAGCCCATCTGCGCCGGGTCGTGCGGCTGCATCGGCAGCAGGGAGGCCCACCACTTGGCAGCCACGGCACTGGGTGCCGGCAACACGACCGCGCTCATCAGGCCTGCGCGGGCGCAGGCCTCCCACACCACCAGTGCCAGCAGCGGCACGATGGCGCCTTCAACAACGGACTTCAGCTTCAGCGACATGGGCGGCTCACTTCACCTTCAGATCGGCTTTGGCCTTTTGCAGCAGGTCGAGCTTGACCCACTCGGCGGCCTTGGGCGGCTTTTGCATGCGGCCGACACCGTATTTCTGCATGAAGCCGGTCGTGACATCGACGTGCTGGAGGGTCACGTCATAGGTGTAGTCGGCGTTGTCCATCGCATCCTTGAAGTCGTCCGAGGTGATCTGCCCCTTGAACATCTTGTCGCGTACGTAGGTTTCGGCGAGCTTCATGTCCTTGTTGAACGTGGCGGTCGACTCGACAAAGCATTTCATCACGCGCTGGGACAGGTCCTTGTTGGCGTAGAGCTTTTCGGTCATCACCAGCAGGCGGTACGGTTCGCCCATGGCGGTGGTGTAGGGCTTCATCACTTCCACGCCGAACTTCTTGTTGATGGCCTGCGAGGATTGCGGCTCGGACTGGCACATGGCATCGATCTGCCGGGCCACCAGCGCCTGGTTCAGGTCGGCAAACGACAGGAACACGATCTGGACGTCCTTGCCCGGCTTGTCCGACCAGGTGAGGCCGGCCTTTTCCAGCTCGGCGTACAGCAGCAGTTCATGCGCGCCACCACGGGTCACGCCGACTTTCTTGCCCTTGAGTCCCTTGATGTCCTTGATGCCGCTGTCCACACCCGCCACGATGCGCGCACCGCCCTTGGCAAAACCGGCCACGGTATAGATCGGCACACCATTGGCACGTCCGGAAATGGCGCCATCCGAAGCCAGGGCAGCCAGATCGACCTCGCCTGCCACGATGGCCGGCATGATGTCCGGTCCCTTGGGAAACATGCGCTCTTCCACCTTGATGCCGTATTTGGGACACACCTCCTTCATGTATGACACGGCGCCGTAGTGGGCAAACTTCAGGTTGCCAAGGCGGATGATGTCTTCAGCCTGGGCCGATACGGCAAACGCGGCAGCCAGACCGGCAACCAGCATCTTGATAGAGGTCATGATTTCTCCTGGATATTGTTGTAAGTGCCATTTGCATGGCGCACGCCATCAAATGCACATCGCATGCCAGAAAACAAAAACCATAACCAGCTGATTTACATGAAATTCAATACTCACCACCAGCCACATCACGGCGAAATACCGCATGCACACCCGCTGGCGCGGGCGACATTCCGCACACCGATCCGGCAATCACAGCGACAGTACAGCAGGACTTATCCCGCACAAGAATCCTGCTGACCGGAAAAAATTCATCTCAGCCCTTGCCAACACCGGTGTTCATACATAGAATGCGCGACTCATCTCAGCGGAGAGATGGATGAGTGGTTTAAGTCGCACGCCTGGAAAGCGTGTTCAGGGTAATACCCTGACGGGGGTTCGAATCCCCCTCTCTCCGCCAGAACACCAAGTCAAAGCCCTGATTATTCAGGGCTTTTTCTTTTAGAGCTGTTTTCGGTACGCCAGTCAGTATGCCATTTCGCATCGGTTTGTAACGCGGCGCGGCTTTTGTCCCTTTTTCGCGGGACATTTGGCATCGTGCTGGAGCCGGCCAGTTCCAAGGTTTTGCGCTACCTTTGTCACATTTTTAGCCGCATGAATTCTCGTCCGGTTGGATGCTCATGACACCCGCCCGGACGCTACCCTTCCTTATGCTTGGGCTGGCTCTGGCCAGCCCGGCTGGAAGGCCTCCAGCTCAGCGCGGCTCATGCCCGCGATTTGCTGCTCCATTTCCAGCCAGCGCTGATAGATCGCCGCGTGCAGTGATGGCCTGCCACAGCGATTGCAACTCAGTGAACGTCAGCGGCACGATCTGGCGGTCTGCCGTCAGCCATCGCTGGCCAGCGTGTTCGATACCGGCAGCGCGCTCGGATTTTTCCCAGGCGGGGAGCCGCTCTAGCAGGGCGTCATCCGTAGACTCGTCTGCAGGCAGCGGAGTATTTCCCGCAGCCAGCCAAACCTTGTACTCACGCCAGTCGCGGTTCCGGTCATCATCCGGAATCATCGCACTGTCGAATAGGCGCTCGACCCCACCCGTGCCAATGAGTTTGTAGCCTTCCATGATTTCTCCTTACAGTTCAGCGTCAGCTGACTA from Laribacter hongkongensis DSM 14985 includes:
- a CDS encoding ABC transporter ATP-binding protein; the encoded protein is MTQIIVNNVQKVFSTRDRDVHALKDINLVIEPGEFVCLLGPSGCGKSTLLNAVAGFSPPSSGSITVAGAEVRSPGPERGMVFQEYALFPWMTVAQNIAFGLEVQGQPRARINATVDRLLDMLKLRDFRDRFPKDLSGGMRQRVAIARVLALDSPIMLMDEPFGALDALTRRNLQDEVLRIWKETGKTILFVTHSIEESIYLADRIVVMTYRPGTVKRDQRVTMPRPRDPASAEFNELKRELGRLVMEEQERHAAAELRLAVVD
- a CDS encoding ABC transporter permease, with translation MSLKLKSVVEGAIVPLLALVVWEACARAGLMSAVVLPAPSAVAAKWWASLLPMQPHDPAQMGYLAWLFSGEMIHDAISSMYRVVVGFLVGAGLALPLGLVMGANPRLYALFNPLLQVLRPIPPIAYIPLAILWFGLGNPPSFFLISIGAFFPVLMNTIAGVNHVDGIYLRAARNLGVGSWTMFTRVILPAATPYILAGVRIGIGTAFIVVIVSEMIAVNDGLGFRILEAREFMWSDKIIAGMLTIGLLGLAIDTAISRLNNHLLRWHRGLEH
- a CDS encoding ABC transporter substrate-binding protein is translated as MTSIKMLVAGLAAAFAVSAQAEDIIRLGNLKFAHYGAVSYMKEVCPKYGIKVEERMFPKGPDIMPAIVAGEVDLAALASDGAISGRANGVPIYTVAGFAKGGARIVAGVDSGIKDIKGLKGKKVGVTRGGAHELLLYAELEKAGLTWSDKPGKDVQIVFLSFADLNQALVARQIDAMCQSEPQSSQAINKKFGVEVMKPYTTAMGEPYRLLVMTEKLYANKDLSQRVMKCFVESTATFNKDMKLAETYVRDKMFKGQITSDDFKDAMDNADYTYDVTLQHVDVTTGFMQKYGVGRMQKPPKAAEWVKLDLLQKAKADLKVK